One genomic region from Drosophila virilis strain 15010-1051.87 unplaced genomic scaffold, Dvir_AGI_RSII-ME tig00001507, whole genome shotgun sequence encodes:
- the LOC138911542 gene encoding uncharacterized protein, with product MLPPRGDGKRATASSGPGSGRRQYTRNAAIGHPLKVDGGRIVATVEIGGRTMPATIDTGATRSFMSEDCVRKWTIRGRAEEIQARIHLADGSTLEVGKALRVDVSLGGKTISMTMLIMPSMLDHVILGMDFLGAMNTTIRCGEAELVLEAATTSGVRPGTSEELDEGRPRHEKGAPARLQREPKESLPSPDGGAPARLQREPEEGLPRHGKGAPA from the coding sequence ATGTTGCCACCGCGCGGAGacgggaaacgggcaacggcgtcgTCCGGACCAGGATCGGGTCGGCGCCAATACACGCGGAACGCAGCAATAGGACACCCCCTGAAGGTGGAcggtggccggatcgtcgctacggtagagattggcggacgaacgatgcccgccacgatcgatactggagccactcgtagcttcatgagtgaGGACTGCGTACGCAAATGGACGATCCGGGGAAGAGCGGAGGAAATACAGGCACGTATCCACCTGGCAGATGGGTCCACCCTAGAGGTAGGAAAGGCTTTGAGAGTAGACGTCAGCTTAGGGGGAAAAACGATCAGCATGACGATGCTCATCATGCCTTCAATGCTGGACCATGTAATCCTGGGTATGGATTTTTTGGGGGCGATGAATACCACAATACGCTGCGGCGAGGCGGAACTGGTACTAGAAGCAGCGACGACATCGGGCGTGAGGCCAGGAACGAGCGAGGAGTTGGATGAAGGCCGcccaaggcatgaaaagggagcacctgctcggctacagagggagccgaaGGAAAGCCTCCCAAGTCCTGAtgggggagcacctgctcggctacagagggagccggaggaaggcctcccaaggcacggaaagggagcacctgcttag